A window from Citrus sinensis cultivar Valencia sweet orange chromosome 3, DVS_A1.0, whole genome shotgun sequence encodes these proteins:
- the LOC102614213 gene encoding brassinosteroid-responsive RING protein 1, whose protein sequence is MGFPVGYTEVFLPKFFVHTLSFLGFIRNIIICLFRYLGLSDFLETDVIWPDNSPTRIPENAPVSARLIREILPVIKFQDLEMVNGDPPENCAVCLYEFEGGEEIRWLRNCKHIFHRACLDPWMDHDQKTCPLCRTPFVPDEMQEEFNQRLWAASGVDDLFSEYSSVPEL, encoded by the coding sequence ATGGGTTTCCCAGTCGGGTACACAGAAGTATTCTTGCCGAAGTTCTTCGTACACACGCTTTCCTTTCTGGGTTTCATCAGGAACATCATTATCTGCTTGTTTCGCTATCTGGGTCTATCCGATTTTCTTGAAACAGACGTCATTTGGCCCGACAACTCTCCGACCCGAATACCCGAAAACGCGCCTGTATCCGCTCGCCTGATCCGAGAAATCCTGCCAGTGATCAAGTTCCAGGACCTGGAGATGGTCAACGGAGACCCGCCCGAGAATTGTGCGGTTTGTTTGTACGAGTTTGAAGGCGGAGAAGAGATCAGGTGGTTGAGGAACTGCAAGCACATTTTTCACAGGGCGTGCCTGGACCCTTGGATGGACCATGATCAGAAAACGTGTCCGCTTTGTAGGACACCCTTTGTGCCCGACGAGATGCAGGAGGAGTTTAATCAACGGCTCTGGGCTGCTTCCGGTGTTGATGATCTTTTCAGTGAGTACAGTTCGGTTCCGGAGTTGTAG